From Lysinibacillus sp. SGAir0095, the proteins below share one genomic window:
- a CDS encoding sigma-70 family RNA polymerase sigma factor has protein sequence MDKEEKDFLLEKIMIEYGHELVRLAFTYVKDAGIAKDMVQNTFIKCYKNLGSFRFDAQIKTWLYRITINECKDYLKSWNYKKVQVRSFISETAKSVLPSTEKTVIDKYNNDEIKENILSLPKLYREVIYLYYYESLKTEEIAKVLDISVNTVKTRLRRAKQRLESKIKEAQV, from the coding sequence TTGGACAAAGAAGAAAAGGATTTCTTATTAGAAAAAATAATGATTGAATATGGTCATGAGCTGGTGCGATTGGCATTTACTTATGTCAAAGATGCAGGAATTGCGAAGGATATGGTTCAAAATACGTTTATTAAATGTTACAAAAACCTGGGATCGTTTCGATTTGATGCACAAATCAAAACCTGGCTCTATCGGATCACCATTAACGAATGCAAGGATTATCTAAAAAGTTGGAATTACAAAAAGGTACAAGTAAGAAGTTTTATAAGTGAAACGGCAAAATCAGTTTTACCATCAACCGAAAAAACAGTAATCGATAAATATAATAACGATGAAATAAAAGAGAATATCCTCTCGCTTCCGAAGTTGTACCGGGAAGTGATTTATCTCTACTACTATGAATCATTGAAAACAGAAGAGATTGCTAAGGTTTTAGATATTTCGGTGAATACTGTGAAAACTCGATTAAGAAGAGCAAAGCAAAGATTAGAGTCGAAGATAAAGGAGGCACAAGTTTAA
- a CDS encoding GrpB family protein, with protein sequence MSLGLKRDEIRLEAHYDEWKKEFLRVKRDILNSTSIQENRIEHIGSTAIRDIVAKPILDIVVGVDDIDNVDKLIVQGLKEAGFLKLKVERPNEIVLAKFTDDTYVEKTHFIHLVEYNKEHWNNLIFFRNYLNSNKTAREQYKELKMKFLEEINGGITEYTDYKEQFVKGIYEKRK encoded by the coding sequence ATGAGTTTAGGATTAAAACGAGATGAGATAAGGTTAGAAGCACATTACGATGAGTGGAAAAAAGAGTTTCTTAGGGTCAAGCGGGATATTCTAAATTCAACATCAATTCAGGAGAATAGAATTGAACACATTGGTAGCACAGCCATTAGGGATATAGTTGCCAAACCAATATTAGATATAGTTGTCGGTGTTGATGATATCGATAATGTTGATAAATTAATTGTTCAAGGACTAAAGGAAGCTGGTTTTTTAAAACTTAAAGTGGAACGTCCTAATGAAATTGTGCTAGCTAAGTTTACTGATGATACTTACGTAGAAAAAACACACTTTATTCACTTAGTAGAATATAACAAAGAACACTGGAATAATTTAATCTTCTTTAGGAACTATTTAAATTCAAACAAAACAGCAAGGGAACAGTACAAAGAGCTGAAAATGAAGTTTCTTGAAGAAATAAATGGCGGGATCACTGAATACACAGACTATAAGGAACAATTCGTAAAAGG
- a CDS encoding LCP family protein, translating into MEDKSLKDRLSNQELKFTKEDRAEVFEKLHKLEKNVQKKPLVSFSKKLAPLTVTLLAVGLCLFFIMPSILQGNTHNEENGTVSNGVVAQKDKEFTALLTVKDEENRVPINLLLTYSNEKKMMKVLSIPRDTYAPIYGNNDGTTSYDKLTLAYSNASGGAENVKTTVSKLFDIKIDYYAVIDIDTFSAIIDSVNGIDYDLKEDIQVRAISSVSFDFKKGTNHLNGEEVLALMMDATVGRSLDEEDLLNLINAVIDKAKNEIPLAQLKQITSEIEGNISIDQLVENHMEPQSIQSLSLIKGIKNERIEGSYYIKFEEDYLNSVSEELTTFN; encoded by the coding sequence ATGGAAGATAAAAGTTTGAAAGATAGATTATCTAATCAAGAGCTAAAATTTACGAAGGAAGACCGTGCTGAAGTGTTTGAAAAGCTTCATAAATTGGAAAAGAATGTGCAAAAGAAACCTCTCGTATCTTTTTCAAAAAAATTAGCACCACTGACTGTAACTTTGTTAGCAGTTGGCTTGTGTCTATTTTTCATTATGCCATCGATTCTTCAAGGAAATACTCATAACGAAGAGAACGGAACTGTTTCAAATGGGGTAGTAGCTCAAAAAGACAAAGAGTTTACCGCATTATTAACGGTTAAAGATGAGGAGAATAGAGTACCTATTAACCTTTTACTTACTTATAGTAATGAAAAAAAGATGATGAAGGTTCTATCCATCCCTCGGGATACGTATGCGCCGATTTACGGTAACAATGATGGAACTACTTCATATGACAAATTGACACTTGCTTATAGCAACGCTTCGGGCGGAGCTGAAAATGTAAAAACAACAGTTTCCAAACTATTCGATATAAAAATTGATTATTATGCGGTTATCGATATAGATACCTTTTCGGCGATAATTGATTCAGTAAACGGGATTGATTACGACTTAAAAGAAGATATTCAGGTAAGAGCGATATCCAGCGTTTCCTTTGATTTCAAAAAGGGGACGAATCACTTGAATGGAGAAGAGGTTCTGGCTTTAATGATGGATGCTACGGTGGGAAGAAGCTTGGATGAAGAAGACTTATTAAACCTCATCAATGCTGTTATTGATAAGGCAAAAAACGAAATCCCACTCGCACAACTCAAACAAATTACTAGTGAAATAGAAGGCAATATATCAATTGATCAATTGGTAGAGAATCATATGGAACCTCAATCGATACAATCATTATCCTTAATCAAGGGAATCAAGAATGAGAGGATAGAGGGTAGTTACTATATTAAATTTGAAGAAGATTATTTAAATTCCGTTTCAGAAGAGTTAACGACCTTTAACTAA